The proteins below are encoded in one region of Dromaius novaehollandiae isolate bDroNov1 chromosome 9, bDroNov1.hap1, whole genome shotgun sequence:
- the ZMAT3 gene encoding zinc finger matrin-type protein 3: protein MILLQQAGLLPHPEKPSSLPMSLATRPRANSPLSPPKSVGLGPSFHHAQEEELAKVVEQDPMLEELCKPLCCKLCNVTLNSAQQAQAHYQGKNHSKKLRNYYAANSCPAPARMSNSVEPAPPQVVSIPAQMGSSKPGGRVILATENDYCKLCDASFSSPAVAQAHYQGKNHAKRLRLAEAQNNSFSDASELGKRRARKEGNEYKMMQNRRNMYTVQNNTGPYFNPRSRQRIPRDLAMCVTPSGQFYCSMCNAGASEEMEFRQHLESKQHKSKVSEQRYRNEMENLGYVQ from the exons ATGATTCTTCTACAGCAAGCAGGACTTCTTCCTCATCCTGAGAAGCCTTCATCTCTTCCTATGTCACTGGCTACAAGGCCAAGAGCCAACTCACCGCTCTCCCCACCAAAATCTGTCGGACTGGGGCCTTCCTTTCATCACGCACAAGAAGAAGAGCTTGCAAAGGTGGTGGAGCAGGACCCTATGCTGGAGGAACTATGTAAGCCTCTGTGCTGTAAGCTTTGCAATGTCACTCTGAATTCAGCACAACAAGCCCAGGCTCATTATCAG GGTAAAAACCATAGTAAGAAACTCCGAAACTACTATGCTGCCAATAGCTGTCCAGCACCTGCCAGAATGAGTAATTCGGTTGAGCCTGCCCCACCTCAGGTTGTCTCCATTCCAGCTCAG ATGGGATCCAGTAAACCAGGTGGCCGAGTGATCTTGGCCACAGAGAATGATTACTGCAAGCTTTGTGATGCCTCGTTTAGTTCTCCGGCTGTGGCCCAGGCTCATTACCAAGGGAAAAATCATGCCAAGCGGCTGCGTCTTGCAGAAGCACAGAATAACTCATTCTC gGATGCGTCAGAACTAGGCAAACGGAGGGCAAGGAAAGAAGGGAATGAATATAAGATGatgcagaacagaagaaatatgTATACAGTTCAAAACAACACAG GTCCCTATTTCAATCCCCGCTCACGCCAGAGGATTCCTCGGGATCTGGCCATGTGTGTCACCCCCAGCGGCCAGTTTTACTGCTCCATGTGCAATGCTGGGGCCAGTGAGGAGATGGAGTTCAGACAGCACTTAGAAAGCAAACAGCATAAAAGCAAGGTGTCCGAACAGCGGTATAGGAACGAGATGGAGAACCTAGGCTATGTACAATGA